TCAGCAACTACAATGAGAGAAATTCCACAGTGAATCAAACataccaaaaaaccccaccagatTACCCAAACACAGTTATTTACAGGCCAGtgcaatattttcagaattagATCTCAATGCATCAAGATTAAAGCAAACGTCATGGTAATTTTGGCTGCTACTATCTTCTAAAACTCCAAAATTTAGATTATCCCAGTGCAGACAGAATACAGTCTGATATTAAGGGCATATCTAACTGGATGTGAAATGGGCTTTCCCAAAATTTAGGTTATACCAGTGCAGACAGAGTACAGATTACTAGTTTGATATTAAGGGCATATTTGACTGAATGTGGCTTTCAATATTGTCTGAGTTCTTTAGAACTAAACAAGAATTCTACAGAAGTGCTACACTTACTTCTGGAGCATTTCAAAGAACAACTCAGGTGAGTTATTGCCCACAAGTTACACACAGCATACTACAGTTCTTACCAGCTACTTGTTCATAGTCTTGATACTGCACAATGCCGACGTGGGGATTTAGGGTTGTGAATGGGTAGGCAGCCACTGCTGGCCTTGCCCTGGAGATGGCTCTCAAGAGTGATGATTTACCCACATTGGGAAAGCCCACCTGGAATACAAACACTCATGAAAACCACAGTTTTAGGTTAATCCCAATTTTAAAAAGGTGTTCAGCATTTGCGGATGTGGCAAGGTTCTTCCATTGTGAATATAACAACATCAACTTTGAGTACTTAGTTCTGAACAGCATCTtggtttccctttttttgtttctcctaaACTCTGTTTTATTTATCTACATTTTTTCTCATAAACATTAAACAGATAAAGCTCAGAAGGGCTCCCTAAACAAAGAAGGGCCCCCTTAGCTTTTTTTGTGCCATCTTaagtatttacttttttaagaGCCAAAAGTGTATACACCGTAAGATCTCTTTTACCCTGAAATGTTGACTCTTTGCCCTGCATTTCCCATTTTACCCATGCTTTCTAACTCTGATTTACTATTTTCCAAAAGAATTCAGAATTGGCAAACAGATTATTTAGAACTCTCCCTACTTTtcatctgcagagctggcagacaAAGCCTGCTGTATACCACCAGCAACTCTGTTAATCACTGATCAATCTTGcacattgcttttctttgtctGGTGTTGATTTTAGCAAAAGTAAGAAGACACCAAGTACCAAGAGACTGACAAATCTGCAAATCACTTCAGACACCCTTCTACCAAGTAAGAGAAGGAAAGCATCGAGCTGAATCTCCAAACAAGCAAGCCAAGAGGCTAACAAAATGTCATCAAACATTATTTCTTCAGTCAGTCAAGTGTCATCTTACAACGATAAGGAAGCTGAGGAACCACAGGAACACTCACCAACCCTGCATGAGCTGTTGTCTTCAGTTCCAGATGGAGGATTCTCTCCTGACCTGGCTCTCCCGGAGTGAAAAATGTTGGAGCTCGGTTTTCATTGGAAAGGAAGAAGCggtttcccttccctccagctcctccataAGCTGCCACATACTCTTCACCATGCTGAGTGAGGTCAGCCACAACTTTCCCATCCTCCTTGACCAAGGTACCTACAGGGACCTAAAGGGAAGACAGACACAAGCACTACCCTGCTGGCTTCAGCAGGTCCTTTACCAGCTGAGTTGATGTTAGTTGAAAATCATTCCTCTGGATTCTCAAGCTGGGGAATCCAAGGAGTATTTCACGAGGCTCACTTTCTGGACCCAAACAGTGCTGACAGAATTTTACTCTTCATTAAAATGTTAACAATATCATaactctcctctctcccttttcatGCAGAGAAGCCTAAGCACAGGAGGGAGGTAAGAAACACATTGTAGGTGTGCATGAAAACAGGCTTGTTGAATtaaaaagaaggatgaaagaaaaaaaagtctgctcgTATTTAAAAAGTTCTGTGTTCTAATTGCTCCAGGAATATGACCCCAAGGAGAATCATAAAGTCCAGAAACATATTTGTTTTGGCTCAACATACCCCCCAAAGAAGGGTTTTTTAGTAACAATTTAAAGCAGCTTTATTTGCCTGTGTGCCACCCAGCCCTGTCCCAACAGAGACAGCATATAAGGCtccctaaaaaaagaaaaatatgagacTCTTTCACAATAAGGTCATCCAGCTTAAAAATCAGCAGTGTTAATACAGAGCTAACACTCAACCTTCACTTACTTTAACATACAAACAAGCACCATTAGCTCCATAGCagttttttctccctcctctctctccttgaAATCCCTGATAGAAGGGGAGGACTGAAGAAAGTGACTTCACTTGCTGGTCAGctgtaaagcaaaataaacatattttaagcATATAGTGTTAGAACAGGCACAGAAGAGAAACCTTCTGATattctttccccttcctgagTACTCCATGAATGCCTATCCTATTTAATGTCTCAACAATAACATATGTCAGGGAAAATTACTATTAATGTAAATTGAAATGAAGTTGAAACTGCCTTTACTTAGATATATTAACCATACACTTTATTATGTGGTCATTCCAAAATCTACCATTactaaatattctgaaaaattaatttgatagTATAATTTGATAGTTTTTGATAGATTAGCAGATTTTTGCAGCAGGGTGGTAGAAGCAGCACCTTCATCCATCTCAAGAGCAAGGTTTGATCATGGCCCAGCCTCATCATAACACAGGTCAGGCACTAGCTCCTAAAAGGCCTGCaaaatgtcttaattttcagaattatttataAGGCTGTCAGTGTCCAGCTCTGTTACCAGTGTCCCTGTTACCACAGCTCAGGAcaaagcttaaaaaacaaagacatcTTATATGGAAACAAGGATTTTAACATTTTTGACATTTAGCTTTACCAGCTCCCACCCTACAGAATGTTGCAGGGTTGGTTTTGCTGAGGGGTGGGGAGTGTTAAGCAAtaagaaaacatgaaacaaaacagatgCAGTGAGCTTTACCTTTCAAAATGACATGACCCCCATCACCTCCGTTTCCACCATCAGGACCTCCAAATATTTTCCTGGGTTCACTATAAAAAGAATgacccccttctcctccttgtcctccAACCACACGGACTTTCCGGTGATCCACAAAATAACGTGTCTGGAACAAAAATGGGGTTTGGACCCTTTAAGTACAGCTTAGCAGAGCCACCTTCTAACAAGCTGACTGTCTTGCAAAACTTCAGTACTATGCAGACCTGCTATGATCAGTTCCACtcaatagtaaaaaaaaacaaacccaaaataccCCACAAACCCATAACGCTGCTGCCATTCCCAGATCAACTAAACACAGCGTAAGAAgtataatagtaaaaaaaaattaggtctCATTTTTCAGGTACTTTTTAAGAGTTCTCTTTAAAGTACATGCCTGAGGCTATGCCAATATTAGCTAATGCTGCAGCTAAACGACTGGAAGTGCAAAATTCACATTAAAGGAactaaaagcaggaaaagtaTCCTTTTAATAGAGTTAAATGTGCTGACAGGTAGCTCAAGAGAGCTACCTCACTACAAGACAAAATCACTCAATAACTGGGTTCCTACTcatgaaaacaatttaaaaaaataattataagcTTTTAACTTCAAGTCAAACTGAAATTcgaaaagacaaaaagaaatagtGCATGTGTGAGGAGGATATTCTCTGACTGATTTACGCTTTCTGTACCAGGGTCatgaaattagga
This genomic stretch from Heliangelus exortis chromosome 16, bHelExo1.hap1, whole genome shotgun sequence harbors:
- the MTG2 gene encoding mitochondrial ribosome-associated GTPase 2 — encoded protein: MPVRCWALPGCGSVPVSAGFMLQRCWAVLSCRSPWRWGLLPLSPVPPLPERGGRLFFSTSCARCSKNRRLRQKRVISERKLTRYFVDHRKVRVVGGQGGEGGHSFYSEPRKIFGGPDGGNGGDGGHVILKADQQVKSLSSVLPFYQGFQGERGGRKNCYGANGACLYVKVPVGTLVKEDGKVVADLTQHGEEYVAAYGGAGGKGNRFFLSNENRAPTFFTPGEPGQERILHLELKTTAHAGLVGFPNVGKSSLLRAISRARPAVAAYPFTTLNPHVGIVQYQDYEQVAVADIPGLIKGAHQNRGLGMSFLRHIERCLFLLYVVDLSVPQPWIQLEDLKYELEQYQKGLSERPCVVIGNKIDLAESRINLPLLKEQIGDRVIALSALKGDNLEELFLHLRELYDTYVKTEQSRGQSPAKW